One region of Mangifera indica cultivar Alphonso chromosome 3, CATAS_Mindica_2.1, whole genome shotgun sequence genomic DNA includes:
- the LOC123210897 gene encoding GDSL esterase/lipase At1g29670-like yields the protein MVRRPEMWHLVVLVILQVSAWVYGVPQVPCYFIFGDSLFDNGNNNYLLTKAKANYPPYGTDFPGGPTGRFSNGRNMGDFLAELLGFESYIPSFASSLKGGEDILQGVNYASGGAGIRDETAIQNLGEVISMNKQLLRHQETISHIMRIYRDRKSAEEYLRKCMYTVGIGNNDYINNYFLPEFYPTSHQYTPDQYSIHLVQQYSQQLKDLYELGARKIAVFGLGLIGCTPGSVAMHGTNGSSCVDSMNIAVQLFNAKLSSLVDDLNKQFPDAKFIYVNIFGISSTPAAGSSVSNVPCCEVANLAMTNGVLTCIPYSIICSNRAQYLFWDATHPTEAVSLFLAGRSYSSQLPSDAHPMDISSLAQI from the exons ATGGTGAGAAGGCCTGAGATGTGGCATCTAGTAGTGTTGGTAATTTTACAAGTGTCAGCTTGGGTTTATGGAGTCCCACAGGTCCCTTGTTACTTCATTTTTGGAGATTCATTATTCGATAATGGCAACAACAATTACCTGCTGACCAAGGCCAAAGCCAATTATCCTCCATATGGGACTGATTTTCCCGGAGGTCCTACAGGAAGATTTAGCAATGGTCGAAACATGGGAGATTTTTTAG CTGAACTTCTAGGATTTGAAAGTTACATTCCATCCTTTGCAAGCAGTTTAAAGGGTGGTGAAGACATTCTTCAAGGTGTAAATTATGCATCTGGAGGAGCTGGAATTCGCGATGAGACTGCGATACAAAACCTA GGAGAAGTAATTAGCATGAACAAGCAGTTACTACGTCACCAAGAAACCATCTCACATATCATGAGAATATACAGAGACAGGAAATCAGCAGAAGAATATCTGAGAAAGTGCATGTATACAGTCGGAATTGGCAACAACGATTACATTAACAATTACTTCCTGCCTGAATTTTACCCTACAAGTCACCAGTATACTCCTGACCAATATTCCATTCATCTTGTTCAACAATATTCACAGCAACTGAAG GATTTGTACGAGCTTGGAGCAAGGAAGATAGCGGTATTCGGATTGGGTCTTATTGGCTGTACGCCCGGCAGTGTGGCTATGCATGGGACAAATGGATCTTCATGCGTTGACTCCATGAATATTGCAGTCCAACTATTTAATGCTAAACTGTCATCACTGGTGGATGACCTCAATAAACAATTTCCAGACGCCAAGTTTATATATGTCAACATTTTTGGGATTTCTTCTACCCCGGCAGCTG GATCATCAGTGAGCAATGTTCCATGCTGTGAGGTGGCGAATCTAGCAATGACCAATGGAGTTTTGACGTGCATTCCTTACAGTATTATATGTTCTAATAGAGCCCAATATTTGTTTTGGGATGCAACTCATCCAACTGAGGCTGTCAGTTTGTTCCTAGCAGGAAGATCATACTCTTCTCAACTTCCTTCTGATGCTCATCCGATGGATATTAGTAGCCTTGCTCAAATTTGA
- the LOC123210898 gene encoding GDSL esterase/lipase At5g45670-like: MVRRPEMWHLVVLVLHMSTWVYGVPQVPCYFIFGDSLFDNGNNNYLPTKAKANYPPYGIDFPGGPTGRFSNGRNMADFLAKLLGFESYIPSFASTKNGCEDILQGVNYASGGAGIRDETATLNLGAVISMNKQLLLHQETVSHIIRIYRGNISAEEHLRKCMYTVGIGNNDYINNYFLPQFYPTSHQYSPEQFSILLVQQYSKQLEDLYELGARKIAVFGLGLIGCTPGSVAMYGTNGSSCVDSINIAVQLFNAKLLSLVDDLNKQFPDAKFIFVNISGISSTAPSGSSVSNVPCCEVANLAMNNAVLTCIPYGIICPNRTQYTFWDATHPTEAVSFFLAERSYTSQLPSDAYPEDISSLAQI; this comes from the exons atggtgAGAAGGCCTGAAATGTGGCATCTAGTAGTGTTAGTTTTACATATGTCAACTTGGGTTTATGGAGTTCCACAGGTCCCTTGTTACTTCATTTTTGGAGATTCATTATTCGATAATGGCAACAACAATTACCTGCCGACCAAGGCCAAAGCCAATTATCCTCCATATGGGATTGATTTTCCTGGAGGACCAACAGGAAGATTTAGCAATGGTCGAAACATGGCAGATTTTTTAG CTAAACTTCTTGGATTTGAAAGTTACATTCCATCCTTTGCAAGCACCAAAAATGGTTGTGAAGACATTCTCCAAGGTGTAAATTATGCATCCGGAGGAGCTGGAATTCGTGATGAAACTGCAACCCTAAACCTA GGAGCAGTAATCAGCATGAACAAGCAGTTACTACTTCACCAAGAAACTGTCTCACATATCATAAGAATATACAGAGGCAATATATCAGCGGAAGAGCATCTGAGAAAGTGCATGTATACAGTCGGAATTGGCAACAACGATTACATCAACAATTACTTCTTGCCTCAGTTTTACCCTACAAGTCACCAATATTCTCCTGAGCAATTTTCCATTCTTCTTGTTCAACAATATTCAAAGCAATTGGAG GATTTGTACGAGCTTGGAGCGAGGAAGATAGCGGTATTCGGATTAGGTCTCATTGGCTGTACGCCCGGCAGTGTGGCTATGTATGGGACAAATGGATCTTCATGCGTAGACTCCATTAATATTGCAGTCCAACTATTTAATGCTAAACTGTTATCACTGGTGGATGACCTCAATAAACAATTTCCAGACGCCAAGTTTATATTTGTCAACATTTCTGGGATTTCTTCTACCGCGCCATCTG GATCATCAGTGAGCAATGTTCCGTGCTGTGAGGTGGCGAATCTTGCGATGAACAATGCAGTTTTGACGTGCATTCCTTACGGTATTATATGTCCCAATAGAACCCAGTATACATTTTGGGATGCAACTCATCCAACTGAGGCTGTCAGTTTCTTCCTAGCAGAAAGATCATACACTTCTCAACTTCCTTCTGATGCTTATCCAGAGGATATTAGTAGCCTTGCTCAAATTTGA
- the LOC123209990 gene encoding pentatricopeptide repeat-containing protein At5g12100, mitochondrial-like isoform X3: MARQLRVLPRLPLTPPLNHLTLSISLCTDSSNTNYHFQEQQRNEQVRKLRILLQQNRTETAQNLLKTLLLSKDSPFSSPHELFSLFSISSPSLKPIFSDMLLSFLSTAKMPVEATEHYYSVRKEGTFPSLAALSVFLECLVNCNQFDETLELFEEIVASGFRPDRLMYSKAVQAAVKLGDLERGFKFFKSMKKRGVSPNVFVYNILMSGLCKEKRMRDAENMFDEMCRRKLAATMVTYNTLIDGYCKVGEVEKAFELRGKMEIENVKANIVTYNSLLSGLCRAKKMEEAKSFFKEMKNNGFVPDGYSYSILFDGLSRCGDVKGVMALYQAASEKGVRINNYTCSILLNALCIEGKVEKAVELLEKEKENGLVPDEVMFNSIVNGYCRRGDINQAILTIEQMENYGLRPDCITFNSLIDKFCEMREMDKAERWLKKMEDKGVSPNLETHNTLIDGYGQMGLFDRCFQILEGMENHGIKPNVVSYGSLINCLCKDGKLLEAEIVLRDMEGRGIFPNAQIYNMLIDGSCTVGRIENAFRFLDEMVKSRMGPTLVTYNILINGLCKKGRVREAEDLLLHIIKSGLSPDVITYNSLISGYSNAGNAQKCLELYKNMKKLGIEPTLKTYHPLISGCSKEGIVAVEKLFSEMLQANLSPDLPVYNTLIHCYAQHRDLQKALALHSEMVDQGIHPDKVTYDSLIFCFLTEGKVSEVKDLVNDMKVKGLIPKADTYNMLIKGYCELKDFGGAYIWMGGWKRSGLFALK; this comes from the exons ATGGCTAGGCAACTCCGTGTTCTTCCCAGGTTGCCTCTCACTCCTCCACTCAACCACTTGACACTGTCTATCTCCCTCTGTACGGACTCGTCAAACACCAACTACCATTTTCAAGAACAACAGCGCAATGAACAAGTTCGCAAACTCCGAATCCTCCTACAACAAAACCGCACTGAAACCGCCCAAAATCTTCTCAAAACCCTCCTCCTCTCTAAAGATTCCCCTTTCTCTTCTCCCCATGAACTCTTCTCGCTTTTCTCCATTTCTTCACCCTCCTTAAAACCCATTTTCTCCGATATGTTGTTGTCATTTTTATCCACCGCTAAAATGCCCGTTGAAGCTACAGAGCACTACTATTCTGTTCGAAAAGAGGGTACTTTTCCTTCTTTGGCTGCTCTCAGTGTTTTTCTTGAGTGTTTGGTGAATTGTAATCAATTTGATGAGACTCTTGAGCTGTTTGAAGAGATTGTAGCGTCGGGTTTTCGACCAGATAGGCTTATGTATAGTAAAGCGGTTCAAGCCGCGGTGAAATTGGGTGATTTGGAGAGgggttttaagttttttaagtCTATGAAGAAGAGAGGAGTGAGTCCTAATGtgtttgtttataatattttgatgagTGGGTTGTGCAAAGAGAAGAGAATGCGGGATGCGGAGAACATGTTTGATGAAATGTGTAGGAGAAAATTGGCGGCGACGATGGTTACATATAATACGTTGATTGATGGGTATTGTAAAGTTGGGGAGGTGGAGAAGGCTTTTGAGTTGAGAGGAAAGATGGAGATTGAGAACGTCAAGGCCAATATAGTAACTTACAATTCTTTGCTTAGTGGCCTTTGTAGGGCAAAGAAGATGGAAGAGGCAAAAAGTTTTTTCAAGGAGATGAAAAATAATGGCTTTGTGCCTGATGGGTATAGTTATAGTATCCTTTTTGATGGGTTGTCAAGGTGTGGTGATGTGAAGGGTGTGATGGCTTTGTATCAAGCAGCTAGTGAGAAAGGTGTTAGGATTAATAATTATACTTGCAGCATTTTATTGAATGCATTGTGTATAGAAGGGAAGGTTGAAAAGGCCGTGGAACTTTTGgagaaggaaaaggaaaatggaCTTGTTCCAGATGAGGTTATGTTTAACTCAATTGTGAATGGGTATTGTCGAAGGGGTGACATTAATCAAGCTATTTTGACTATTGAACAAATGGAAAATTATGGGTTGAGACCGGATTGCATTACTTTCAATTCTTTGATTGACAAGTTTTGTGAAATGAGAGAGATGGATAAGGCGGAGAGATGGTTGAAGAAAATGGAGGATAAGGGTGTTTCTCCAAATTTAGAGACACATAACACCCTAATTGATGGCTATGGACAGATGGGCCTCTTTGATAGGTGCTTCCAGATTCTTGAAGGAATGGAAAATCATGGGATAAAGCCAAATGTTGTAAGCTATGGCTCTCTCATAAATTGCCTGTGCAAGGATGGTAAACTTCTTGAAGCTGAGATAGTTCTCAGGGATATGGAAGGCAGAGGGATTTTTCCTAATgctcaaatatataatatgctCATTGATGGTAGCTGCACAGTGGGGAGGATTGAAAATGCTTTCAGGTTTCTTGATGAGATGGTGAAAAGTAGAATGGGTCCAACACTTGTAACTTATAATATCCTAATTAATGGCCTTTGCAAAAAGGGAAGGGTAAGGGAAGCTGAAGACTTGCTTCTCCACATAATTAAAAGTGGTCTTAGTCCGGATGTGATCACATACAACTCACTGATCTCGGGTTATTCTAATGCAGGAAATGCTCAGAAATGTCTGGAgctatataaaaatatgaagaagCTGGGCATTGAGCCTACTCTAAAGACTTATCATCCCCTGATTAGTGGATGTAGCAAAGAGGGAATTGTAGCTGTAGAGAAACTATTTAGTGAAATGTTGCAGGCTAATTTGTCTCCTGATCTACCTGTGTATAATACACTCATTCACTGTTACGCACAGCATCGAGATCTTCAAAAGGCATTAGCATTGCATAGTGAAATGGTGGACCAAGGAATTCATCCAGACAAGGTGACTTATGATAGCTTGATTTTTTGCTTCTTAACAGAGGGAAAAGTATCTGAAGTAAAAGATCTTGTCAATGACATGAAGGTCAAAGGATTGATCCCTAAAGCCGACACGTACAACATGCTGATTAAGGGATACTGCGAACTTAAGGATTTTGGTGGAGCATACATTTG GATGGGAGGTTGGAAGAGGTCCGGATTATTTGCTCTGAAATGA
- the LOC123209990 gene encoding pentatricopeptide repeat-containing protein At5g12100, mitochondrial-like isoform X1, whose product MARQLRVLPRLPLTPPLNHLTLSISLCTDSSNTNYHFQEQQRNEQVRKLRILLQQNRTETAQNLLKTLLLSKDSPFSSPHELFSLFSISSPSLKPIFSDMLLSFLSTAKMPVEATEHYYSVRKEGTFPSLAALSVFLECLVNCNQFDETLELFEEIVASGFRPDRLMYSKAVQAAVKLGDLERGFKFFKSMKKRGVSPNVFVYNILMSGLCKEKRMRDAENMFDEMCRRKLAATMVTYNTLIDGYCKVGEVEKAFELRGKMEIENVKANIVTYNSLLSGLCRAKKMEEAKSFFKEMKNNGFVPDGYSYSILFDGLSRCGDVKGVMALYQAASEKGVRINNYTCSILLNALCIEGKVEKAVELLEKEKENGLVPDEVMFNSIVNGYCRRGDINQAILTIEQMENYGLRPDCITFNSLIDKFCEMREMDKAERWLKKMEDKGVSPNLETHNTLIDGYGQMGLFDRCFQILEGMENHGIKPNVVSYGSLINCLCKDGKLLEAEIVLRDMEGRGIFPNAQIYNMLIDGSCTVGRIENAFRFLDEMVKSRMGPTLVTYNILINGLCKKGRVREAEDLLLHIIKSGLSPDVITYNSLISGYSNAGNAQKCLELYKNMKKLGIEPTLKTYHPLISGCSKEGIVAVEKLFSEMLQANLSPDLPVYNTLIHCYAQHRDLQKALALHSEMVDQGIHPDKVTYDSLIFCFLTEGKVSEVKDLVNDMKVKGLIPKADTYNMLIKGYCELKDFGGAYIWYREMFENGFLPTFGICNELTTGLKQDGRLEEVRIICSEMSAKGMDDFNTTKDLSAAAKM is encoded by the coding sequence ATGGCTAGGCAACTCCGTGTTCTTCCCAGGTTGCCTCTCACTCCTCCACTCAACCACTTGACACTGTCTATCTCCCTCTGTACGGACTCGTCAAACACCAACTACCATTTTCAAGAACAACAGCGCAATGAACAAGTTCGCAAACTCCGAATCCTCCTACAACAAAACCGCACTGAAACCGCCCAAAATCTTCTCAAAACCCTCCTCCTCTCTAAAGATTCCCCTTTCTCTTCTCCCCATGAACTCTTCTCGCTTTTCTCCATTTCTTCACCCTCCTTAAAACCCATTTTCTCCGATATGTTGTTGTCATTTTTATCCACCGCTAAAATGCCCGTTGAAGCTACAGAGCACTACTATTCTGTTCGAAAAGAGGGTACTTTTCCTTCTTTGGCTGCTCTCAGTGTTTTTCTTGAGTGTTTGGTGAATTGTAATCAATTTGATGAGACTCTTGAGCTGTTTGAAGAGATTGTAGCGTCGGGTTTTCGACCAGATAGGCTTATGTATAGTAAAGCGGTTCAAGCCGCGGTGAAATTGGGTGATTTGGAGAGgggttttaagttttttaagtCTATGAAGAAGAGAGGAGTGAGTCCTAATGtgtttgtttataatattttgatgagTGGGTTGTGCAAAGAGAAGAGAATGCGGGATGCGGAGAACATGTTTGATGAAATGTGTAGGAGAAAATTGGCGGCGACGATGGTTACATATAATACGTTGATTGATGGGTATTGTAAAGTTGGGGAGGTGGAGAAGGCTTTTGAGTTGAGAGGAAAGATGGAGATTGAGAACGTCAAGGCCAATATAGTAACTTACAATTCTTTGCTTAGTGGCCTTTGTAGGGCAAAGAAGATGGAAGAGGCAAAAAGTTTTTTCAAGGAGATGAAAAATAATGGCTTTGTGCCTGATGGGTATAGTTATAGTATCCTTTTTGATGGGTTGTCAAGGTGTGGTGATGTGAAGGGTGTGATGGCTTTGTATCAAGCAGCTAGTGAGAAAGGTGTTAGGATTAATAATTATACTTGCAGCATTTTATTGAATGCATTGTGTATAGAAGGGAAGGTTGAAAAGGCCGTGGAACTTTTGgagaaggaaaaggaaaatggaCTTGTTCCAGATGAGGTTATGTTTAACTCAATTGTGAATGGGTATTGTCGAAGGGGTGACATTAATCAAGCTATTTTGACTATTGAACAAATGGAAAATTATGGGTTGAGACCGGATTGCATTACTTTCAATTCTTTGATTGACAAGTTTTGTGAAATGAGAGAGATGGATAAGGCGGAGAGATGGTTGAAGAAAATGGAGGATAAGGGTGTTTCTCCAAATTTAGAGACACATAACACCCTAATTGATGGCTATGGACAGATGGGCCTCTTTGATAGGTGCTTCCAGATTCTTGAAGGAATGGAAAATCATGGGATAAAGCCAAATGTTGTAAGCTATGGCTCTCTCATAAATTGCCTGTGCAAGGATGGTAAACTTCTTGAAGCTGAGATAGTTCTCAGGGATATGGAAGGCAGAGGGATTTTTCCTAATgctcaaatatataatatgctCATTGATGGTAGCTGCACAGTGGGGAGGATTGAAAATGCTTTCAGGTTTCTTGATGAGATGGTGAAAAGTAGAATGGGTCCAACACTTGTAACTTATAATATCCTAATTAATGGCCTTTGCAAAAAGGGAAGGGTAAGGGAAGCTGAAGACTTGCTTCTCCACATAATTAAAAGTGGTCTTAGTCCGGATGTGATCACATACAACTCACTGATCTCGGGTTATTCTAATGCAGGAAATGCTCAGAAATGTCTGGAgctatataaaaatatgaagaagCTGGGCATTGAGCCTACTCTAAAGACTTATCATCCCCTGATTAGTGGATGTAGCAAAGAGGGAATTGTAGCTGTAGAGAAACTATTTAGTGAAATGTTGCAGGCTAATTTGTCTCCTGATCTACCTGTGTATAATACACTCATTCACTGTTACGCACAGCATCGAGATCTTCAAAAGGCATTAGCATTGCATAGTGAAATGGTGGACCAAGGAATTCATCCAGACAAGGTGACTTATGATAGCTTGATTTTTTGCTTCTTAACAGAGGGAAAAGTATCTGAAGTAAAAGATCTTGTCAATGACATGAAGGTCAAAGGATTGATCCCTAAAGCCGACACGTACAACATGCTGATTAAGGGATACTGCGAACTTAAGGATTTTGGTGGAGCATACATTTGGTACAGAGAGATGTTTGAAAATGGTTTCCTCCCCACTTTTGGTATATGCAATGAACTTACCACTGGTCTTAAACAGGATGGGAGGTTGGAAGAGGTCCGGATTATTTGCTCTGAAATGAGTGCTAAAGGAATGGATGATTTTAACACTACTAAGGATCTTTCTGCTGCTGCCAAAATGTAA
- the LOC123209990 gene encoding pentatricopeptide repeat-containing protein At5g12100, mitochondrial-like isoform X2, with amino-acid sequence MARQLRVLPRLPLTPPLNHLTLSISLCTDSSNTNYHFQEQQRNEQVRKLRILLQQNRTETAQNLLKTLLLSKDSPFSSPHELFSLFSISSPSLKPIFSDMLLSFLSTAKMPVEATEHYYSVRKEGTFPSLAALSVFLECLVNCNQFDETLELFEEIVASGFRPDRLMYSKAVQAAVKLGDLERGFKFFKSMKKRGVSPNVFVYNILMSGLCKEKRMRDAENMFDEMCRRKLAATMVTYNTLIDGYCKVGEVEKAFELRGKMEIENVKANIVTYNSLLSGLCRAKKMEEAKSFFKEMKNNGFVPDGYSYSILFDGLSRCGDVKGVMALYQAASEKGVRINNYTCSILLNALCIEGKVEKAVELLEKEKENGLVPDEVMFNSIVNGYCRRGDINQAILTIEQMENYGLRPDCITFNSLIDKFCEMREMDKAERWLKKMEDKGVSPNLETHNTLIDGYGQMGLFDRCFQILEGMENHGIKPNVVSYGSLINCLCKDGKLLEAEIVLRDMEGRGIFPNAQIYNMLIDGSCTVGRIENAFRFLDEMVKSRMGPTLVTYNILINGLCKKGRVREAEDLLLHIIKSGLSPDVITYNSLISGYSNAGNAQKCLELYKNMKKLGIEPTLKTYHPLISGCSKEGIVAVEKLFSEMLQANLSPDLPVYNTLIHCYAQHRDLQKALALHSEMVDQGIHPDKVKGLIPKADTYNMLIKGYCELKDFGGAYIWYREMFENGFLPTFGICNELTTGLKQDGRLEEVRIICSEMSAKGMDDFNTTKDLSAAAKM; translated from the exons ATGGCTAGGCAACTCCGTGTTCTTCCCAGGTTGCCTCTCACTCCTCCACTCAACCACTTGACACTGTCTATCTCCCTCTGTACGGACTCGTCAAACACCAACTACCATTTTCAAGAACAACAGCGCAATGAACAAGTTCGCAAACTCCGAATCCTCCTACAACAAAACCGCACTGAAACCGCCCAAAATCTTCTCAAAACCCTCCTCCTCTCTAAAGATTCCCCTTTCTCTTCTCCCCATGAACTCTTCTCGCTTTTCTCCATTTCTTCACCCTCCTTAAAACCCATTTTCTCCGATATGTTGTTGTCATTTTTATCCACCGCTAAAATGCCCGTTGAAGCTACAGAGCACTACTATTCTGTTCGAAAAGAGGGTACTTTTCCTTCTTTGGCTGCTCTCAGTGTTTTTCTTGAGTGTTTGGTGAATTGTAATCAATTTGATGAGACTCTTGAGCTGTTTGAAGAGATTGTAGCGTCGGGTTTTCGACCAGATAGGCTTATGTATAGTAAAGCGGTTCAAGCCGCGGTGAAATTGGGTGATTTGGAGAGgggttttaagttttttaagtCTATGAAGAAGAGAGGAGTGAGTCCTAATGtgtttgtttataatattttgatgagTGGGTTGTGCAAAGAGAAGAGAATGCGGGATGCGGAGAACATGTTTGATGAAATGTGTAGGAGAAAATTGGCGGCGACGATGGTTACATATAATACGTTGATTGATGGGTATTGTAAAGTTGGGGAGGTGGAGAAGGCTTTTGAGTTGAGAGGAAAGATGGAGATTGAGAACGTCAAGGCCAATATAGTAACTTACAATTCTTTGCTTAGTGGCCTTTGTAGGGCAAAGAAGATGGAAGAGGCAAAAAGTTTTTTCAAGGAGATGAAAAATAATGGCTTTGTGCCTGATGGGTATAGTTATAGTATCCTTTTTGATGGGTTGTCAAGGTGTGGTGATGTGAAGGGTGTGATGGCTTTGTATCAAGCAGCTAGTGAGAAAGGTGTTAGGATTAATAATTATACTTGCAGCATTTTATTGAATGCATTGTGTATAGAAGGGAAGGTTGAAAAGGCCGTGGAACTTTTGgagaaggaaaaggaaaatggaCTTGTTCCAGATGAGGTTATGTTTAACTCAATTGTGAATGGGTATTGTCGAAGGGGTGACATTAATCAAGCTATTTTGACTATTGAACAAATGGAAAATTATGGGTTGAGACCGGATTGCATTACTTTCAATTCTTTGATTGACAAGTTTTGTGAAATGAGAGAGATGGATAAGGCGGAGAGATGGTTGAAGAAAATGGAGGATAAGGGTGTTTCTCCAAATTTAGAGACACATAACACCCTAATTGATGGCTATGGACAGATGGGCCTCTTTGATAGGTGCTTCCAGATTCTTGAAGGAATGGAAAATCATGGGATAAAGCCAAATGTTGTAAGCTATGGCTCTCTCATAAATTGCCTGTGCAAGGATGGTAAACTTCTTGAAGCTGAGATAGTTCTCAGGGATATGGAAGGCAGAGGGATTTTTCCTAATgctcaaatatataatatgctCATTGATGGTAGCTGCACAGTGGGGAGGATTGAAAATGCTTTCAGGTTTCTTGATGAGATGGTGAAAAGTAGAATGGGTCCAACACTTGTAACTTATAATATCCTAATTAATGGCCTTTGCAAAAAGGGAAGGGTAAGGGAAGCTGAAGACTTGCTTCTCCACATAATTAAAAGTGGTCTTAGTCCGGATGTGATCACATACAACTCACTGATCTCGGGTTATTCTAATGCAGGAAATGCTCAGAAATGTCTGGAgctatataaaaatatgaagaagCTGGGCATTGAGCCTACTCTAAAGACTTATCATCCCCTGATTAGTGGATGTAGCAAAGAGGGAATTGTAGCTGTAGAGAAACTATTTAGTGAAATGTTGCAGGCTAATTTGTCTCCTGATCTACCTGTGTATAATACACTCATTCACTGTTACGCACAGCATCGAGATCTTCAAAAGGCATTAGCATTGCATAGTGAAATGGTGGACCAAGGAATTCATCCAGACAAG GTCAAAGGATTGATCCCTAAAGCCGACACGTACAACATGCTGATTAAGGGATACTGCGAACTTAAGGATTTTGGTGGAGCATACATTTGGTACAGAGAGATGTTTGAAAATGGTTTCCTCCCCACTTTTGGTATATGCAATGAACTTACCACTGGTCTTAAACAGGATGGGAGGTTGGAAGAGGTCCGGATTATTTGCTCTGAAATGAGTGCTAAAGGAATGGATGATTTTAACACTACTAAGGATCTTTCTGCTGCTGCCAAAATGTAA
- the LOC123210899 gene encoding GDSL esterase/lipase At1g29660-like, giving the protein MVRRPEMWHLIVLVLHTSTWVYGVPQVPCYFIFGDSLFDNVNNNYLLTKAKANHPPYGIDFPGGPTGRFSNGRNGADVLAELLGFESYIPSFASTKNRSEDILQGVNYASGGAGIRDETAIQNLGEVISMNKQLLHHQETVSHIIRIYRGNISAEEHLRKCMYTVGIGNNDYINNYFLPQFYPTSHQYSPEQFSILLVQQYSKRLEDLYELGARKIAVFGLGLIGCTPGSVAMYGTNGSSCVDSINIAVQLFNAKLLSLVDDLNKQFPDAKFIYVNIFGISSTLPSGI; this is encoded by the exons atggtgAGAAGGCCTGAAATGTGGCATCTAATAGTGTTAGTTTTACATACGTCAACTTGGGTTTATGGAGTTCCACAGGTCCCTTGTTACTTCATTTTTGGAGATTCATTATTCGATAATGTCAACAACAATTACCTGCTGACCAAGGCCAAAGCCAATCATCCTCCATATGGGATTGATTTTCCCGGAGGACCAACAGGAAGATTTAGCAATGGTCGAAACGGGGCAGATGTTTTAG CTGAACTTCTAGGATTTGAAAGTTACATTCCATCCTTTGCAAGTACTAAAAATCGTAGTGAAGACATTCTCCAAGGTGTAAATTATGCATCTGGAGGAGCCGGAATTCGTGATGAAACTGCAATCCAAAACCTA GGAGAAGTGATCAGCATGAACAAGCAGTTACTACATCACCAAGAAACTGTCTCACATATCATAAGAATATACAGAGGCAATATATCAGCAGAAGAGCATCTGAGAAAGTGCATGTATACAGTCGGAATTGGGAACAACGATTACATAAACAATTACTTCTTGCCTCAGTTTTACCCTACAAGTCACCAATATTCTCCTGAGCAATTTTCCATTCTTCTTGTTCAACAATATTCAAAGCGATTGGAG GATTTGTACGAGCTTGGAGCGAGAAAGATAGCGGTATTCGGATTAGGTCTCATTGGCTGTACGCCCGGCAGTGTGGCTATGTATGGGACAAATGGATCTTCATGCGTAGACTCCATTAATATTGCAGTCCAACTATTTAATGCTAAACTGTTATCACTGGTGGATGACCTCAATAAACAATTTCCAGACGCCAAGTTTATATATGTCAACATTTTTGGGATTTCTTCTACCCTGCCATCTGGTATATAA